Genomic window (Oryzihumus leptocrescens):
CGAGGGAGGGCAACTGTGACCGCCACGGCCGGGCGGCGAAGGCGCCGGTGCGGCGAGCGGGGGTCCGCCACCGTGCTGGCGCTGGGTCTCTGCCTCGCTCTGGGACTGCTCACCGTCGCCGGCTGCGCGCTGCTGACGGCCGTCCTCGCCAGCCACCGGGCGCGGGCAGCCGCCGACCTCTCCGCCCTGGCCGCGGCCCAACGGTGGCTGGACGGGGCACCTGCCGACCTGGCCTGCGCCGAGGCGCGACGGGTCGCCGGGGCCAACGGGGCGACGGTGCAGACCTGTGCGCCGGTCGCCGACTTGGTCACCGTCATCGTGGTGGTGCCGGCCGGACGACTGGGCCCGGCCCGGGCCAGGGCACGAGCCGGCCCGGCACCGGTGGACGCCGGCTGACCGCCGGACGCGTCAGCCGCGCCGGCAGGTCAGGCGAGGGTCAGTCGACGTGACGGTCGGCCCGACGCTCCGCGCGGGTCTCCTCCGGCAGGACCGTCGTCTGGCCCGCGGTGTCGTCGAGGGGCCGGGTCGTGTCGTGGTGGGCCGGGCGCAGCGGGGTGGTCGCCCCGGCCTCGGCGGCCCGCGCGCGGGCGGCCTCCTCCTCGGCGGCGGTCGCGGCCTGCTCCTTGCGGAGCTGGCGCAGCTCCATCCGGCGGGCGACCTTGCGGCGCAGGCTCGAGACCACCAGCCACAGACCCAGGACCAGGAGCAGCAAGGCGGCCGCGCCGGCGAGGAACATCGCCAGCGGCGTCACCGAGACGTCGACGCCGGCAGCGCTGAGGTGGATGCTCGCCGAGCTGGACCCGACGGCGGCGGCGGCGAAGGCCACCGCGCTGAGGGCGACGACGATGAGGATCAGGCCGAGCAGGATCATGGGTGGGCCTCCTAGGTCAGGGTCCGGGATCCGTGGCTGTGACCCTAGCCCTCTCCGGCCCCGCGGTCCCCTCGGCGGCCAGCACGACCTCGAGCAGGGCGACCGCCCGGGCCTTGTCCAGCGGCTCGTTCCCGTTGCCGCACTTGGGTGACTGCACGCACGAGGGGCATCCCGTGGCGCACTCGCAGGCGGCGATCGCGTCGCGGGTCGCCGACAGCCACGTGCGCACCGCGTGGAAGCCCCGCTCGGCGAAGCCCGCCCCACCCGGGTGCCCGTCGTAGACCATGATCGTCGGCAGGCCGGTGTCCGGGTGCAGCGCGGTCGAGACGCCGCCGATGTCCCACCGGTCCGAGGTCGCGACCAGGGGCAGCATCCCGATCGCGGCGTGCTCGGCGGCGTGGGCCGCCCCGGGGATGTCCACCGGCTCGATGCCCGCCGCCGCGAGCAGATCCTCAGGCATGGTCCACCACACCGCCTTGGTGCGCAGGGCCCGCTCCGGCAGCTCCAGGGGGTGCTCCCCGAGGACCTCGCCGGAGGGCAGCCGGCGCAGGAACGCCGTCACCTGGGTGCGCACCTCGACCGACCCGAAGTGCACCTGCACCTCGCCCCAGTCGGTCTGCTGCTCCACCGCGCCGATGTCGAACGTGCTGACCGAGCGGGCCTGCGTCGACCAGCCGGGGTCGCCCTCGACCACGAGCGCCACCGACTCCGCCAGGTCCAGGTCGGTCACCACGAAGGTCCGTCCCTGGTGCACGTACACCGCGCCGGTGTGGACGCTGGAGTGCGCCGCCGTGCCGTCGACGGTGCCCAGCACCCGGCCGCTGCCCCGCTCCACGATCCGCACCACCGGCTCGCCGGTGCCGCGCAGGCTGACGTGGTCGGCGGCGCGGTCCGACCGGGCCCAGAACCACCCGGTGGGCCGCCGCCGCAGCACCCCCCGGGCGACGAGCGTGTCCACCAGCGGGCGCATGCCCGGGCCGAACACCTCGGCGTCGGCGTCGGTCAGGGGCAGCTCGGCCGCGGCGGCGGCGAGGTGGGGGGCCAACACGTAGGGGTTGTCCGGGTCGAGCACCGCCGCCTCCACCGGCCGCTCGAACAGTGCCTCGGGGTGGTGCACCAGGTAGGTGTCGAGCGGGTCGTCGCCGGCCACCATCACCGCCAGCGAGCAGGACCCGGACCGCCCCGCCCGCCCGGCCTGCTGCCACAGCGAGGCACGGGTGCCCGGCCAGCCGGCGAGGAGCACCGCGTCGAGGCCGCTGACGTCGATGCCCAGCTCGAGGGCGTTCGTGGCCGCCAGCCCCAGCAGCCGACCGCCGCGCAGGGACCGCTCCAGATCCCGCCGCTCCTCGGGCAGGTAGCCACCCCGGTATGCCGCCACCGCACCTTCCAGCCGGGGGTCCACCTCCGCGAGGGCGCGCCGGGC
Coding sequences:
- a CDS encoding Rv3654c family TadE-like protein; this translates as MTATAGRRRRRCGERGSATVLALGLCLALGLLTVAGCALLTAVLASHRARAAADLSALAAAQRWLDGAPADLACAEARRVAGANGATVQTCAPVADLVTVIVVVPAGRLGPARARARAGPAPVDAG
- a CDS encoding DEAD/DEAH box helicase, with the translated sequence MTEHVLPPVADARFDPVATLEQLAGGRRRERLVHVHTVPARQEQLAPWPEWVAPPVWSAFASSGITSLWAHQREAADAARAGEHVVISTGTASGKSLGYLLPVLSDVVDGASAATGRGATALYLSPTKALAADQLARLQALAVPGVRAATYDGDTPPEERRWIRDHAQYVLTNPDLVHHSLLPGHQRWAPFLRALRYVVIDECHVYRGVFGSHLAALLRRLRRVCARYGASPTFVLASATVADPAGQAARLIGMPVRPVVQDGSPRESMTFGLWEPGLVPGGGEHEAPHRRSAVAETADLLADLVSAGVQTVAFARSRVGVETVSASARRALAEVDPRLEGAVAAYRGGYLPEERRDLERSLRGGRLLGLAATNALELGIDVSGLDAVLLAGWPGTRASLWQQAGRAGRSGSCSLAVMVAGDDPLDTYLVHHPEALFERPVEAAVLDPDNPYVLAPHLAAAAAELPLTDADAEVFGPGMRPLVDTLVARGVLRRRPTGWFWARSDRAADHVSLRGTGEPVVRIVERGSGRVLGTVDGTAAHSSVHTGAVYVHQGRTFVVTDLDLAESVALVVEGDPGWSTQARSVSTFDIGAVEQQTDWGEVQVHFGSVEVRTQVTAFLRRLPSGEVLGEHPLELPERALRTKAVWWTMPEDLLAAAGIEPVDIPGAAHAAEHAAIGMLPLVATSDRWDIGGVSTALHPDTGLPTIMVYDGHPGGAGFAERGFHAVRTWLSATRDAIAACECATGCPSCVQSPKCGNGNEPLDKARAVALLEVVLAAEGTAGPERARVTATDPGP